A window from Triticum aestivum cultivar Chinese Spring chromosome 6D, IWGSC CS RefSeq v2.1, whole genome shotgun sequence encodes these proteins:
- the LOC123144404 gene encoding uncharacterized protein has translation MGRGRPKRRPPKPVESSEDEAFMMPIGAAVEVRRDDPGFAGSFYEATVTSHLLSDGGHGRYTVAYSTLLGEEAEPLRETAAAANVRPRPPPEEREFVIHEMVEAFHSDGWWAGVVAAVVPPTVTGDRRRRAYRVTFPTLRETLQFEETDLRPHRVFQGGRWVPAAEVGKGSPLFSEGNQVEVSHFARNFSGSWNPATVLKVIGATHFLVQYMHIGKDDESATEILDSQYIRPSRDITNMDSRYRFSPASHVEVLHEGGWQPTIIVKVLGSEINKKYVVNLKNPKTDMDDVEPVDVLTVESTQLRPRFDWDGKKWVRCLKKPLLQTYVHEMHPFQKPCNGPRLTSRKRPIPAFYDGSDKVSNKPGSRRDKKLKDEDVTSEQISPVLSIRNVNNEIIHKQGNAALALRSGLSLPSLPQMAAFGSLSSSTLPPSCHLEQSSSQMIIVPSMAQSQQIQASLFGGFGEPRPVPQGPLLGTRSLGSDFRIIEGSKNVLSGQGKQSTVGTGTELSRQMEKCVSSQTAVALGENHETMQPMKGIAAPAKATEEDMAELPNDLTAGCETLPEMDELSCIDPTSRKDIGGSQAGNGRDDLEQGGYTGEAHDSCCPLLSESAAVHESIMDTNGRISEPLASQHLPFVKTSPMWAHLEGLEIFRKAPQRPNFHQFEQHGQEVCQGLALGLMFSFAILAESINRLNALDDSRLLEQKMTGLALLEADGFDVKDLRSRVETLLHAKNSCVELQDSMRNLEEKIAHKETKDRELGKQVRSLAMAVHHHDLHAYLMRNVMRSAITQKMNNAMEISRLKTEANKLKRSCLSITIAVPR, from the exons ATGGGGCGCGGCCGTCCCAAGAGGCGCCCTCCGAAGCCCGTCGAGTCGTCGGAGGACGAGGCGTTCATGATGCCGATCGGCGCGGCGGTGGAGGTGCGCAGAGACGACCCCGGCTTCGCCGGCTCCTTCTACGAGGCCACCGTCACCAGTCACCTGCTCTCCGACGGCGGCCACGGGCGCTACACGGTGGCCTACTCCACGCTCCTGGGCGAGGAGGCTGAGCCGCTCAGGGAGACCGCGGCCGCCGCCAACgtgcggccgcggccaccgcccgaGGAAAGGGAGTTCGTGATTCACGAGATGGTGGAGGCGTTCCACAGCGACGGGTGGTGGGCTGGCGTAGTCGCCGCCGTTGTCCCGCCAACGGTGACGGGAGATCGCCGGCGGAGGGCGTACAGGGTCACGTTCCCCACGTTGCGGGAGACGCTGCAGTTCGAGGAGACGGATCTGCGGCCGCACCGCGTGTTCCAGGGTGGGCGGTGGGTCCCGGCTGCAGAGGTG GGCAAGGGAAGTCCTTTGTTCAGCGAGGGGAATCAAGTTGAAGTGAGTCATTTTGCAAGAAACTTCAGTGGATCCTGGAATCCAGCTACTGTTCTTAAAGTGATTGGCGCTACACATTTTCTAGTACAGTACATGCATATTGGGAAGGATGATGAATCGGCCACTGAGATTCTGGATTCACAATATATTCGGCCATCACGCGACATCACCAATATGGATTCTAGGTACAGATTTTCTCCTGCATCTCATGTTGAGGTCCTTCATGAAGGTGGCTGGCAGCCTACTATTATTGTGAAGGTTTTAGGTTCTGAAATCAACAAGAAGTATGTAGTGAACTTGAAGAATCCCAAGACAGACATGGATGACGTGGAACCTGTGGATGTTCTGACGGTGGAAAGTACGCAGCTACGGCCACGGTTTGACTGGGACGGTAAAAAATGGGTACGCTGCTTGAAAAAG CCTTTGCTCCAAACTTATGTCCATGAGATGCATCCATTCCAGAAACCTTGTAATGGTCCTCGATTAACTTCTCGAAAAAGGCCAATTCCCGCCTTCTATGATGGCTCGGATAAAGTCAGTAATAAACCTGGTTCTCGTCGTGACAAAAAGTTGAAGGATGAAGATGTGACATCAGAACAAATTTCTCCTGTTTTGTCCATTCGTAATGTAAACAATGAAATTATTCATAAGCAAGGAAATGCAGCATTGGCATTGAGGTCTGGGTTGTCCCTTCCTTCACTGCCACAAATGGCGGCATTTGGCTCTCTGAGTTCATCTACACTTCCTCCAAGCTGTCATCTTGAACAATCATCTTCTCAGATGATTATTGTACCCTCTATGGCACAAAGTCAACAGATTCAGGCTTCTCTATTTGGAGGTTTTGGTGAACCAAGACCTGTCCCACAGGGCCCACTATTAGGAACGCGATCACTTGGCTCAGATTTTCGCATCATTGAAGGGTCAAAAAATGTATTAAGCGGTCAGGGTAAGCAATCAACTGTTGGAACTGGGACTGAACTGTCCAGGCAAATGGAGAAATGTGTTTCTTCTCAAACAGCAGTGGCTCTAGGGGAGAACCATGAAACT ATGCAGCCAATGAAAGGGATAGCTGCTCCTGCTAAAGCTACTGAGGAAGACA TGGCTGAACTGCCTAATGATTTGACTGCTGGGTGTGAAACACTTCCAGAAATGGATGAGCTGAGTTGTATTGACCCGACATCACGAAAGGACATCGGAG GTTCACAAGCAGGTAATGGAAGGGATGATCTTGAGCAAGGGGGCTACACAGGTGAAGCACATGATTCTTGCTGTCCCTTGTTGTCGGAATCAGCAGCTGTGCATGAGAGTATCATGGACACGAATGGCCGGATTTCAGAACCCTTGGCAAGCCAGCATCTTCCATTTGTGAAGACCTCCCCAATGTGGGCACACCTTGAGGGACTGGAAATATTCAGGAAAGCACCACAGCGACCAAATTTCCATCAGTTCGAGCAGCATGGTCAAGAGGTCTGTCAAGGACTGGCATTAGGTTTGATGTTCTCTTTTGCTATTTTAGCAGAAAGCATAAACAGGCTGAATGCTCTGGACGATAGTAGACTACTCGAGCAGAAGATGACGGGCCTTGCTTTGCTTGAGGCAGATGGTTTTGATGTCAAGGACCTGAGATCACGCGTGGAAACTTTACTCCACGCAAAAAATAGTTGCGTTGAACTACAGGATTCCATGAGAAATCTGGAGGAGAAGATTGCTCACAAAGAAACCAAGGACCGAGAACTTGGCAAGCAAGTTCGGTCGCTGGCTATGGCTGTCCATCATCACGATCTACATGCATATCTCATGCGCAACGTCATGCGGTCTGCCATCACGCAGAAGATGAACAATGCTATGGAGATCTCAAGGCTCAAGACAGAAGCGAACAAGCTTAAGAGATCGTGTCTATCCATCACCATCGCCGTGCCACGGTGA